The following are from one region of the Desulfobacteraceae bacterium genome:
- a CDS encoding FAD-binding oxidoreductase, with protein MKNFPHRELARRLSTVMPAERLISDPLRTYAYATDASVYRLVPKLIVRVENEAEVLQTLAACRSLKLPLTFRAAGTSLSGQALSDSVLLLLGVKGFRDIEIGPDGDTIRLGAAVLGAQANAALAPLGKKIGPDPASVNAAKIGGIVANNACGMTSGVDHNSMGTLLSMRMILLDGTVLDTGDAGSRAAFLRERRDLVAGVRALAERVRGNPALTAKIREKYRIKNTCGYSLNALVDHEDPIDMIAHLMIGSEGTLGFISEVVFRTLPEASRRAAALMVFPDTARACEAVLRLKDCSVSAAELMDRVALRSVEAKPGMPPWIRELGDTATALLVETGADDDERLERQATQIREAFSGFPLAHDFAFTTDPLRIAQLWEIRKGIFPSACVARRPGTAVIIEDIAVPIAHLESCLGELQKLFTAYEYENPVIWGHVFDGNVHFVLTPDFTRPAEVTKYQRFMDAVVDLVVERYNGSLKAEHGTGRNMAPFVAREWGPELYAVMREIKALFDPEGLLNPGCLIDDDPEGHVRHFKAMPVADPVVDTCIECGFCERNCMSHEFTLSARQRIVVYREMTRLRRTGANPARLRQLAAAYRYMGDQTCAADGLCATSCPVEIDTGKLIKHLRRAQLHPPAHRLADWIGDHMGTVTRLTRLGLGAADTVHGLIGSKRMRHLSEALRRLSRGRLPLWTPWMPASATAVACIPVRAANPRKVVYFPSCITRSMGPARGEEAAGDVPAVTARLIRKAGYEIIYPEKMESLCCGMPFASKGIDDVADKRARELSRALLAASDNGRLPVVCDMSPCLHHMRETLDRRLRLYEPIRFTLEVLAPHLEFRKLPETVAIHTVCSAKKMGLEAPLRQLAEMCAEKVTAPEVICCGFAGDRGFTHPELNAFGLRRLAEQIPADCAGGYSTSRTCEIGLSHHSGVNYRSILYLVDRATEAAAGG; from the coding sequence ATGAAAAATTTCCCCCACCGGGAACTGGCCCGTCGCCTGTCCACCGTCATGCCCGCGGAGCGCTTGATTTCCGACCCGCTGCGCACCTACGCCTACGCCACCGACGCCAGCGTCTACCGTCTGGTCCCCAAACTCATCGTGCGGGTTGAAAACGAAGCCGAGGTATTGCAGACCCTGGCCGCTTGCCGCAGCCTGAAGCTCCCCCTCACCTTCCGGGCCGCCGGCACATCCCTGTCGGGCCAGGCCCTTTCCGACTCGGTTCTCCTGCTGCTGGGGGTGAAGGGCTTCCGCGACATCGAAATCGGCCCCGACGGCGACACCATCCGCCTGGGCGCGGCCGTCCTGGGCGCCCAGGCGAACGCGGCCCTGGCGCCCCTGGGGAAAAAAATCGGCCCCGACCCGGCCTCGGTCAACGCTGCCAAAATCGGCGGGATTGTGGCCAACAACGCCTGCGGCATGACTTCGGGGGTGGACCACAACTCCATGGGCACCCTGCTGTCCATGCGCATGATCCTCCTGGACGGCACGGTCCTCGACACCGGTGATGCCGGCAGCCGGGCCGCCTTTCTGCGGGAGCGCCGGGATCTCGTGGCGGGGGTCCGGGCACTGGCCGAGCGGGTGCGCGGCAACCCGGCCTTGACCGCCAAAATCCGCGAAAAATACCGCATCAAAAACACCTGCGGCTACAGCCTGAACGCCCTGGTGGACCACGAGGACCCGATCGATATGATCGCCCACCTGATGATCGGCTCCGAGGGCACCCTGGGCTTCATCTCCGAGGTGGTCTTTCGAACCCTGCCGGAGGCCTCCCGCCGGGCCGCGGCGCTGATGGTCTTCCCGGACACCGCGCGGGCCTGCGAGGCGGTGCTGAGGCTCAAGGACTGCAGCGTCAGCGCCGCCGAACTGATGGACCGGGTGGCCCTGCGCTCGGTGGAGGCCAAGCCCGGCATGCCGCCCTGGATTCGGGAGCTGGGCGACACGGCCACGGCCCTGCTGGTGGAAACCGGAGCCGACGACGATGAGCGCCTGGAACGCCAGGCCACCCAGATCCGCGAGGCGTTCAGCGGCTTTCCCCTGGCCCACGATTTCGCCTTCACCACCGACCCTTTGCGGATCGCCCAACTCTGGGAGATCCGCAAAGGGATCTTTCCCAGCGCCTGCGTGGCCCGCCGGCCGGGCACCGCGGTCATCATCGAGGACATCGCCGTTCCCATCGCCCACCTGGAAAGCTGCCTGGGCGAGCTTCAGAAGCTCTTCACGGCCTACGAATACGAAAACCCGGTGATCTGGGGCCACGTCTTCGACGGCAATGTCCACTTCGTGCTCACCCCGGATTTCACCAGACCCGCGGAGGTCACAAAGTACCAGCGCTTCATGGACGCGGTGGTGGACCTGGTGGTGGAGCGCTACAACGGCTCGCTCAAGGCCGAGCACGGCACCGGCCGCAACATGGCGCCCTTCGTGGCCCGGGAATGGGGACCGGAACTCTACGCCGTCATGCGGGAGATCAAGGCGCTATTCGATCCCGAGGGCCTGCTCAACCCCGGCTGCCTCATCGACGACGACCCCGAGGGCCATGTGCGCCATTTCAAGGCCATGCCGGTGGCCGACCCCGTGGTGGACACCTGCATCGAGTGCGGCTTCTGCGAGCGCAACTGCATGTCCCACGAGTTCACCCTTTCGGCCCGGCAGCGGATCGTCGTCTACCGGGAAATGACCCGCCTGCGGCGAACCGGCGCGAACCCGGCGCGGCTGCGGCAACTGGCCGCGGCCTACCGCTACATGGGCGACCAGACCTGCGCCGCCGACGGCCTGTGCGCCACCTCCTGCCCAGTGGAGATCGACACGGGGAAGCTCATCAAGCACCTGCGCCGCGCCCAGCTGCACCCACCGGCCCACCGGCTGGCCGATTGGATCGGGGATCACATGGGAACCGTCACCCGGCTGACCCGGCTGGGCCTGGGGGCCGCGGATACGGTCCACGGGCTCATCGGATCCAAACGCATGCGCCATCTCAGTGAAGCCCTGCGCCGCCTGAGCCGGGGCCGCCTGCCGCTGTGGACGCCCTGGATGCCGGCCAGCGCGACGGCCGTCGCCTGCATCCCGGTGCGGGCGGCGAACCCCCGCAAGGTCGTCTATTTCCCGTCCTGCATCACCCGCTCCATGGGTCCGGCCCGGGGCGAGGAGGCGGCCGGGGACGTGCCGGCGGTGACTGCCCGGCTTATCCGCAAGGCGGGCTACGAGATCATCTACCCGGAAAAGATGGAATCACTGTGCTGCGGCATGCCGTTTGCCAGCAAGGGAATCGACGACGTGGCCGACAAGCGCGCCCGGGAGTTGAGCCGGGCCCTGCTGGCGGCCTCGGACAACGGCCGCCTGCCGGTGGTCTGCGACATGAGCCCCTGCCTGCACCACATGCGCGAAACCCTGGACCGGCGGCTGAGGCTCTACGAGCCGATCCGCTTCACCCTGGAGGTGCTCGCACCGCACCTGGAGTTCCGCAAGCTGCCCGAAACGGTGGCCATTCATACGGTTTGCAGTGCCAAGAAAATGGGGCTGGAGGCACCCCTGCGGCAACTGGCCGAGATGTGCGCGGAAAAAGTCACGGCTCCCGAGGTGATCTGCTGCGGTTTCGCCGGTGACCGCGGCTTCACCCACCCGGAACTCAACGCCTTCGGCCTGCGCCGCCTGGCCGAGCAGATCCCCGCGGACTGCGCCGGCGGCTACTCCACCAGCCGCACCTGCGAAATCGGGTTGTCGCACCACTCCGGGGTTAACTATCGCTCCATTTTGTATCTGGTGGACCGGGCGACGGAAGCAGCGGCGGGGGGCTGA
- a CDS encoding epoxyqueuosine reductase: protein MQRHDPSQLSARILAKALSLGASLAGSAAIRSIRRTPSHRMAVDLRWPETARTAVILALHHPAGEPSLDWWDSRSGKTPGNRELMRVVGDLCQWLAKELALTAYALPYGVEDGGVFLKEAAVVAGLGVIGRNNLLVTPRFGSRVRLRALLLDVDLAETESPVFDPCAGCPAPCLQACPQEAFARGNYDRRRCLRQIEKDQENPYRIMDMSSMTYAITCIKYCRACELACPVGG from the coding sequence ATGCAGCGGCACGACCCTTCACAGCTCTCGGCTCGGATTCTTGCCAAAGCCCTCTCCCTGGGGGCGTCCCTGGCCGGCAGCGCAGCCATCCGGTCCATCCGCCGCACCCCCTCCCACCGGATGGCCGTCGACCTGCGCTGGCCGGAGACGGCCAGGACCGCGGTCATCCTGGCGCTGCACCATCCCGCCGGGGAGCCCTCCCTGGACTGGTGGGACAGCCGGTCTGGAAAGACGCCGGGCAACCGGGAGTTGATGCGGGTGGTGGGCGACCTGTGTCAATGGCTGGCAAAGGAGCTGGCGCTTACCGCTTATGCGCTGCCCTACGGGGTGGAAGATGGGGGCGTTTTCCTGAAGGAGGCCGCGGTGGTGGCGGGGTTGGGGGTCATCGGGCGCAACAACCTGCTGGTTACACCCCGCTTTGGTTCCCGGGTGCGCCTGCGCGCCCTGCTGCTGGATGTCGACCTGGCAGAGACCGAAAGTCCGGTTTTCGACCCCTGCGCCGGCTGCCCTGCACCCTGCCTGCAGGCCTGTCCCCAGGAGGCGTTCGCCCGCGGCAACTACGATCGGCGGCGCTGCCTCCGCCAGATCGAAAAGGACCAGGAAAATCCCTACCGCATCATGGACATGAGCAGCATGACCTATGCGATCACGTGCATCAAATACTGTCGGGCCTGCGAATTGGCCTGTCCTGTTGGCGGGTGA
- a CDS encoding AMP-binding protein: MAMEAFYREVMAINTIQDMQKREAAAKSFFEKLNHAKLPEKFNWVAEIFEGMHVKERGDQLGLIWTDLDTDAERQFTFKEMAANANKFLNFVRKNGVEKGDNLYMLTPIVPETWFATLAGLKGGFVSVPTATSMTAREIQFRFESYKPDVIVAFEGLAQLVDDALQEAQCTPKAKIVLGEKAGWVSYSALDAEPGEAAAADVGRDDVLFCFFTSGTTGLPKRVGHSAVSYPLGHLSTAVMQGLEPGNVHHNLSAPGWAKWAWSSFFAPLNVGATATGFAFTALNIKKYIAAVAKYKVNSFCAPPTAWRAFVGLDLSQYDLSAMKYSLSAGEPLNPEVIDQWRKATGTEIRDFYGQTESTAMIGNPPWMEGKMRFGSFGYPAFMYDVILADDDGNQITEPDQPGHIVIRLSNWRAIGLFQEYIGDTEKTQNVFKNNLYFTGDKASFDQDGYWWFVGRSDDVIKSSDFRVGPFEVESALIEHPAVMEAAVVGSPDPQRYQLVKAFVILTEGNKASRELALELFQHTIKVLAKFKIPRIIEFVDALPKTISGKIRRVELRENEEKKKAAEGAAKHEYFYHEFPELSSKKKK, translated from the coding sequence ATGGCAATGGAGGCTTTCTATCGCGAAGTGATGGCAATCAATACCATTCAGGACATGCAGAAACGGGAAGCGGCGGCAAAGTCCTTTTTTGAGAAACTCAATCATGCCAAGTTGCCGGAGAAGTTCAACTGGGTGGCTGAAATCTTTGAAGGGATGCACGTCAAGGAGCGGGGCGATCAGCTGGGCTTGATCTGGACCGATCTGGATACCGATGCGGAGCGCCAGTTCACCTTCAAGGAGATGGCCGCCAACGCAAACAAGTTCCTCAATTTCGTGCGCAAAAACGGTGTTGAAAAAGGGGACAACCTCTACATGCTGACCCCCATCGTGCCCGAGACCTGGTTCGCCACCCTGGCGGGGCTGAAGGGCGGGTTCGTGTCGGTGCCGACCGCCACCAGCATGACCGCCCGGGAAATCCAGTTCCGCTTCGAATCCTATAAACCCGATGTCATCGTCGCCTTCGAAGGTTTGGCCCAACTCGTGGACGATGCGCTGCAGGAAGCGCAGTGCACCCCCAAGGCCAAGATCGTGCTGGGCGAGAAAGCCGGGTGGGTTTCCTATTCCGCCCTGGACGCCGAACCCGGCGAAGCGGCGGCCGCCGATGTAGGCCGCGACGACGTCCTCTTCTGCTTTTTCACCTCCGGGACCACCGGTCTGCCCAAGCGGGTGGGCCACAGCGCCGTCTCCTACCCGTTGGGACACCTGTCCACCGCCGTGATGCAGGGGCTCGAGCCGGGCAACGTTCACCACAACCTCAGTGCTCCCGGCTGGGCGAAGTGGGCCTGGAGCAGCTTTTTCGCGCCCCTCAACGTGGGTGCTACCGCCACCGGTTTCGCCTTCACCGCGCTGAACATCAAAAAATACATCGCCGCGGTGGCCAAGTACAAGGTGAACTCGTTCTGTGCGCCGCCCACCGCCTGGCGGGCTTTCGTGGGGCTCGACCTGAGCCAGTACGATCTGAGCGCGATGAAGTATTCGCTGAGCGCCGGCGAACCACTGAACCCCGAAGTCATCGATCAATGGCGCAAAGCGACGGGAACCGAGATCAGGGATTTCTACGGCCAGACCGAATCCACCGCCATGATCGGCAACCCGCCCTGGATGGAAGGCAAGATGCGCTTCGGCTCCTTCGGCTATCCGGCTTTCATGTACGACGTGATCCTGGCCGATGATGACGGCAACCAGATCACCGAGCCCGATCAGCCCGGACACATCGTCATTCGCTTGAGCAACTGGCGCGCCATCGGCCTTTTCCAGGAGTACATCGGCGACACCGAAAAAACCCAGAACGTGTTCAAGAACAACCTGTACTTCACCGGTGACAAGGCCTCGTTCGACCAGGACGGCTACTGGTGGTTCGTCGGCCGCTCGGACGATGTCATCAAATCCTCCGACTTCCGGGTCGGGCCCTTCGAGGTGGAAAGCGCGCTGATCGAGCACCCCGCCGTGATGGAGGCCGCCGTGGTGGGAAGCCCAGACCCCCAGCGCTATCAGCTGGTCAAAGCCTTCGTGATTTTGACCGAGGGCAACAAAGCCTCCCGGGAGCTTGCCCTGGAGCTGTTCCAGCATACCATCAAGGTTTTGGCAAAATTCAAGATTCCGCGCATCATCGAATTCGTGGATGCGCTGCCCAAGACCATCAGCGGGAAAATCAGACGGGTCGAGCTCAGGGAAAACGAAGAAAAGAAGAAGGCGGCCGAAGGTGCTGCGAAACACGAGTACTTCTATCACGAATTCCCGGAACTGTCGTCCAAGAAAAAGAAATAG